The following is a genomic window from Actinomycetota bacterium.
AGCTCGGAGCGGGTCTGGGCGACCCGGTTGAGGTAGCTGGGGGGCAGGCCGAGCTGCCGGTCGTCGTGGGTCACGGTGGCCAGCCGGCGCTCGCCCTCGCCTGGTCCCTGGGAGACGTCGCCGGCCAGGGTGGCGGCCGGCTGGAGCCGCAGCCAGGGCGCCGCCCCCAGCCTCTGGACCAGGGCCCGGAAGAACGTGCCGCTGGGCCGCCAGTCCTGCGGCGGGGCCAGCAGGATGCCCCGCGGGTCGCTCGAGTTGGGACGCTCCAGCCAGGTCACCGCCGTCTCGGCCAGGACGCGCTGGGCCCACTCGACCGGGGCGCTGCCCGCCCGCGGGTCGGCCAGCGCCGCCGACAGCACGGCGTCGCCGACCAGGGCCCGTTGCCCGCCCGGCCCGGCGCCCAGGTCGACGGTGGCGTTCGGCGTGACCGCGGTCGGGGGCGCCGGCAGATGCCGCGGGTCGAGCACGACCACGTCGCTGCCGGTCTGCTCGATGGTCCGGAGCAGGGCGCCGTCGACCGCGCCGTCGACCGGCCAGGCCAGCGACTCCTCCGGGGCCGTCCCCAGGCCGTTCTCGACCTCGCTCCGGCCGACCCCGACGGCGACCTTGGCCCGGTCGCCGCCCCCGGCCGCGACCAGGGCCGGGAGGTCGGCGTTGCCGTAGGCGAAGGCCGCCGGCGGTTGGTTCCTGGCCGCCTGGTTCCTGGCCGCCGCCTTGAGCCGCTGAAGGAACCGGTCGGCGTGCCCGGAGCGCGGGTCGCCCGCCGGCACGGGCGTCCGCTGCCCCTCCTGGCGCAGGCGCCAGCCGCCGACCATGGCGGTCGCGTCCTCGACCAGCATGGCGTCCACCACCATGGTCACCGGCGGGGCGTCCGGCCGGGACAGCTCCTTCGCGACCGCCCCGAGCGACCCGCCGGGGGCGAGCAGGTCGGCCAGCTTGTCGTCGATGAAGTCGCCGGCCGGGTTGCGGTGGGTGGGCTCGCGCACGGGCACCAGCAGGGCGGCCCGGAGGGGCTTTGTGGCCGGGACCGGCAGGTCGACCACGAAGGTGGTCAGCCCGGCCGTGACGCCCCCGGCCCCGACCCGGATGGTCAGCGGGAGGACGACCCCGGCCTGCTGGTCGCCGACCCCCGGGGGCAGGGGGACCTGGCGCGCCTCGAGCTGCAGGCTGGCGCCGGGGGCGACCTCGGCGGCGGGCTGGAACTGGTCGAGCTGCTGGCCGTTCAGGGACCCGGCGGGGGCGGCCAGCAGGTTGGCCAGGTCCGAGCGGGTGTCCACCGGCAGGCCGAGCAGGGCCTGGACCGACTGGACGCGGACGGGCGCCTGGCCCCGGTTGCGGACCGCGACCCGGTAGCTGAGCGGGTCCTCGGGGCTCACGGCCGGCGAGATCTGGGTCAGCACCACCTCGAAGGCAGGGGCCGCGTCCTGGGCCGGGGCGGCCGCGGCCAGGGTGGCCACCAGGGTGGTCGCGACCGCCAGCGCGGCCAGCGCGCGGGTGACGGTCCGCGTGCCCGTCACGACCCGCCCGCGCCCTGCCCGGCGAGCACCGCCGGAATCAGGTCGAGCAGCCGGCGCTCGTTGGCGAAGGACATCTGCCTCCTGGCCTGCTCGGGCTCGAACCAGGCGGCGTCCTCCATCTCGTGGTCGTGGTCGGCGAAGTCCCCGCCAACGGCGCGCATGAGGAAGTAGTGGACGAACTTGTGGTACCGGGTCCGCTCGGGCGCCCACACGAACCAGTAGTCGATGGTGTCGAGGGGGCCGACCAGCTCCGGGACCAGCCCGGTCTCCTCCCGGACCTCGCGCAGGGCGGTCGCCTCGACCGACTCGCCCTCCTCCTGGGCGCCCTTGGGCAGGGTCCACTGGAGGGTGCCCCGGACCGAGCGGTGCGCGACCAGCGCCACCGGCGCGCCGGGGCGGAGCTCGGCCAGCACCACCCCGCCGGCCGAGACGGCACGGGCGGTCCGCACGGTCAGTCCGCCTGCCTGGTGATCCGGGCGACCACGGCGCTGGTCGCCTTGACCAGGTCGGCGCCCCGCACCTTGAGGATCACCCCGGGCTCGCCGGCGGCCGCGTAGACGACGTCCTGGCTGGCCACCCGCTCGTCGACCACCAGGGTGGCCGGGCACTCCAGGGCGACCGGCGGGACGAACGGCAGCAGGTACCCGGTCAGGCCGGGGGCCCGGTCGGGCGGGACGGGGTCGAGCTCGCGGCCGAGCAGCTCGGCCACGCTGGAGGTGTCGACCTCGGCGTCGGCCGGGGCGAGCACGACCACGCACCCGTCCTCGTCGGCCAGCAGCGTGGGCCGGCCGACGGCCTGGGGCGGCAGGCCGAGGACGCCCGGCGCGGACGACAGGTCGCGGAGCGGTCCCGGGAGCTGGGAGAGCTCGTGCACGACGTCGTCCGCGAGCAGGTGGTTGTGGACGTCGATGCTGGATCGCACGGGGTCTCCAGAAATGCGAGCGCGGCGGCCGAGCGGACCCGAGTATAGCGGGAGGCCGGAGCTTCAGCCCCGGCCTCGGTCGACACCCCCAACGACGTGAGGGCTTCCAGTCAGCGCGATCCGCCCTTGCGGCCGATCTTCTGGTAGAACTCGATCCCGTAGCGCTGCTTGGTGGTTTCGCCGCCCTTCTTCCCGCCCATCCGGCCGATCTTCCCGAAGAAGTCGTCGCCGTAGCGTTTCTTGGTGGTCTGGCCGCCCTTACGTCCGGCCTCGGCCCTGCTCATCTTCTTGGTCTCCGGCATCCGACCACCTCCTCCCCAGAGCGGTTGCCCTGGTTGTTGGTGCGTAAACCACTTGAACTGGTCCGCCATGGACGCGCGTATCCTGCGGGACATGCCAGAGCTCTCCCCGGCCCAGCGCGAGGCGCTGGGCGCGCTGCTGAACGCGGCCCCGTTCGCCGGCGTCGTCCGCGACCTCGGGCGGCGCTTCGCCGAGGGCGGGCACGAGCTGTACCTGGTCGGCGGCACGGTCCGCGACGCCCTGCTCGACCGGGCCTCGCCGGACGTCGACCTGACCACCGACGCCACGCCCGACCAGATCCTGGCCGTCGTCAGGGCCCGCAACTGGGGCGACGGGGTGTGGCTGCAGGGGGTGCGCTACGGCACCGTCGGGGTCCGCAAGGGCGACTTCCGGCTGGAGATCACCACCTTCCGCTCCGACACCTACCGCGAGGACTCGCGCAAGCCCGAGGTCACCTTCGGCCGGTCCATCGACGAGGACCTGGCCCGGCGCGACTTCACCGTCAACGCCATGGCCATGAAGCTGCCCGACGGCCCGTTCGTCGACCCCCATGGCGGGCTGGGCGACCTGGCCGCCAAGCGCCTGCGCACCCCGTCCAGCCCGGCGGTGTCGTTCGAGGACGACCCGCTGCGGATGCTGCGGGCGGCCCGTTTCGCCTCCCAGCTCGAGCTCGTCCCCACTCCCGAGACCCTGGCCGCCATCACCGAGCGCCGCGCCCGCCTGCAGATCGTCTCCCGCGAGCGCAT
Proteins encoded in this region:
- a CDS encoding DUF6049 family protein, with the translated sequence MTGTRTVTRALAALAVATTLVATLAAAAPAQDAAPAFEVVLTQISPAVSPEDPLSYRVAVRNRGQAPVRVQSVQALLGLPVDTRSDLANLLAAPAGSLNGQQLDQFQPAAEVAPGASLQLEARQVPLPPGVGDQQAGVVLPLTIRVGAGGVTAGLTTFVVDLPVPATKPLRAALLVPVREPTHRNPAGDFIDDKLADLLAPGGSLGAVAKELSRPDAPPVTMVVDAMLVEDATAMVGGWRLRQEGQRTPVPAGDPRSGHADRFLQRLKAAARNQAARNQPPAAFAYGNADLPALVAAGGGDRAKVAVGVGRSEVENGLGTAPEESLAWPVDGAVDGALLRTIEQTGSDVVVLDPRHLPAPPTAVTPNATVDLGAGPGGQRALVGDAVLSAALADPRAGSAPVEWAQRVLAETAVTWLERPNSSDPRGILLAPPQDWRPSGTFFRALVQRLGAAPWLRLQPAATLAGDVSQGPGEGERRLATVTHDDRQLGLPPSYLNRVAQTRSELDSFRRAVGNDERPGADSFDRDLLVAESSDWRPAGAPRTRGRGFVGVVRLNIRSVYRRIEVGTTPVTLTARRGKIPITVTNNSAERVTVVLRLTSPKVDLPAASEPFVLEPRRRTTQLLEVGTRATGTFPIQVDVLTPDGEVEIAGGEVRLTSTALNRVALALTGGAAGLLLVWWGVGRRRRAGNGS
- a CDS encoding NUDIX hydrolase; translation: MRTARAVSAGGVVLAELRPGAPVALVAHRSVRGTLQWTLPKGAQEEGESVEATALREVREETGLVPELVGPLDTIDYWFVWAPERTRYHKFVHYFLMRAVGGDFADHDHEMEDAAWFEPEQARRQMSFANERRLLDLIPAVLAGQGAGGS
- a CDS encoding YbaK/EbsC family protein; the encoded protein is MRSSIDVHNHLLADDVVHELSQLPGPLRDLSSAPGVLGLPPQAVGRPTLLADEDGCVVVLAPADAEVDTSSVAELLGRELDPVPPDRAPGLTGYLLPFVPPVALECPATLVVDERVASQDVVYAAAGEPGVILKVRGADLVKATSAVVARITRQAD